One Falco cherrug isolate bFalChe1 chromosome 11, bFalChe1.pri, whole genome shotgun sequence DNA window includes the following coding sequences:
- the FAM168B gene encoding myelin-associated neurite-outgrowth inhibitor isoform X2, protein MNPVYSPGSSGVPYANAKGIGYPAGFPMGYAAAAPAYSPNMYPGANPTFQTGYTPGTPYKVSCSPTSGAVPPYSSSPNPYQTAVYPVRSAYPQQNPYAQQGTYYTQPLYAAPPHVIHHTTVVQPNGMPATMYPAPIPPPRGNGVTMGMVAGTTMAMSAGTLLTTHSPTPVAPHPVTMPTYRAPGTPTYSYVPPQW, encoded by the exons ATGAATCCTGTGTATAGCCCTGGATCTTCTGGGGTTCCCTATGCAAATGCCAAAGGAATTGGTTATCCAG CTGGCTTCCCAATGGGCTATGCAGCGGCTGCTCCTGCCTATTCCCCTAATATGTATCCTGGAGCAAATCCTACCTTCCAGACAG GTTACACACCAGGCACCCCATATAAAGTATCTTGTTCACCCACTAGTGGAGCAGTGCCGCCGTACTCTTCGTCACCGAATCCCTATCAGACTGCTGTGTACCCAGTTCGAAGTGCCTATCCACAGCAGAATCCATATGCACAG CAAGGCACTTACTACACACAGCCTTTATATGCAGCACCACCCCACGTAATCCACCACACCACAGTTGTGCAGCCGAACGGCATGCCAGCAACCATGTATCCTGCTCCGATTCCGCCGCCAAGAGGAAATGGTGTGACAATGGGGATGGTGGCTGGGACTACTATGGCAATGTCAGCAG GTACTTTGTTGACAACTCATTCCCCAACTCCAGTAGCCCCTCATCCAGTTACTATGCCCACATACCGGGCTCCAGGAACACCAACCTATAGTTATGTGCCCCCACAGTGGTGA
- the FAM168B gene encoding myelin-associated neurite-outgrowth inhibitor isoform X1, which translates to MQMPKELVIQLASQWAMQRLLLPIPLICILEQILPSRQGGMKLERNSDFCKKNEGYTPGTPYKVSCSPTSGAVPPYSSSPNPYQTAVYPVRSAYPQQNPYAQQGTYYTQPLYAAPPHVIHHTTVVQPNGMPATMYPAPIPPPRGNGVTMGMVAGTTMAMSAGTLLTTHSPTPVAPHPVTMPTYRAPGTPTYSYVPPQW; encoded by the exons ATGCAAATGCCAAAGGAATTGGTTATCCAG CTGGCTTCCCAATGGGCTATGCAGCGGCTGCTCCTGCCTATTCCCCTAATATGTATCCTGGAGCAAATCCTACCTTCCAGACAG gGTGGAATGAAATTGGAAAGAAACTCGGACTTCTGCAAAAAGAATGAAG GTTACACACCAGGCACCCCATATAAAGTATCTTGTTCACCCACTAGTGGAGCAGTGCCGCCGTACTCTTCGTCACCGAATCCCTATCAGACTGCTGTGTACCCAGTTCGAAGTGCCTATCCACAGCAGAATCCATATGCACAG CAAGGCACTTACTACACACAGCCTTTATATGCAGCACCACCCCACGTAATCCACCACACCACAGTTGTGCAGCCGAACGGCATGCCAGCAACCATGTATCCTGCTCCGATTCCGCCGCCAAGAGGAAATGGTGTGACAATGGGGATGGTGGCTGGGACTACTATGGCAATGTCAGCAG GTACTTTGTTGACAACTCATTCCCCAACTCCAGTAGCCCCTCATCCAGTTACTATGCCCACATACCGGGCTCCAGGAACACCAACCTATAGTTATGTGCCCCCACAGTGGTGA